A genomic region of Polyangiaceae bacterium contains the following coding sequences:
- the ftsY gene encoding signal recognition particle-docking protein FtsY, giving the protein MEPLYIVIGLIVLAAVYFLFIRKPEAPKQIEKAPEPKKLQDKKPAAESEAPQKAADKPAKQEVKKAPTKQPTDEAKEAKPKEEAKPPPKAEAAPKEEPVAAPRAAEPAPEPEAAPEVAPAPKVEAAPAPKAIVAGAAPPPVAPRKKDVAGLRRGLAKARENEGFFGRLKALFVGRSEVDPSLVDQIEEVLLTSDVGVKTTETLLEQIRLGIKRKELVTDDQVWEALRTRVRDILGSSGGNIKLPARPTVVMFVGVNGAGKTTTIGKLATRLKAEGRTVVLAAGDTFRAAAVQQLIVWGKRVGCEVVSGKDGANPGAVIFDAIQKAAEIGADVVLADTAGRLHTKTNLMDELKKVAKTIDKALPGAPHETLLVLDATNGQNAMQQAALFKEALPLSGIVLTKLDGTAKGGVVLGVCAEHSLPVRYIGVGERPDELRDFNADEFVEALLGQADEATDAAA; this is encoded by the coding sequence GTGGAGCCCCTTTACATCGTCATCGGTCTGATCGTGTTGGCCGCCGTTTACTTCCTGTTCATTCGGAAGCCGGAAGCCCCGAAGCAGATCGAAAAAGCGCCGGAGCCCAAGAAGCTCCAGGACAAGAAGCCCGCTGCCGAATCGGAAGCGCCTCAGAAAGCCGCGGACAAACCCGCGAAGCAAGAGGTGAAGAAAGCTCCGACAAAGCAGCCGACGGACGAGGCCAAGGAGGCCAAGCCAAAGGAGGAGGCAAAGCCGCCGCCCAAGGCCGAGGCTGCTCCCAAAGAAGAGCCGGTGGCTGCGCCCAGAGCTGCCGAGCCTGCACCAGAGCCCGAAGCGGCTCCGGAAGTAGCACCTGCGCCGAAGGTCGAAGCAGCTCCTGCGCCGAAAGCGATCGTTGCTGGTGCCGCTCCCCCGCCCGTTGCACCTCGGAAGAAGGACGTCGCAGGGCTTCGTCGAGGACTTGCAAAGGCGCGCGAGAACGAGGGTTTTTTTGGTCGCCTAAAGGCGCTCTTCGTGGGTCGCAGCGAAGTCGATCCGAGTCTCGTCGATCAGATCGAAGAAGTGCTGTTGACCTCGGACGTGGGGGTCAAGACGACCGAAACGCTGCTCGAGCAGATTCGTCTTGGCATCAAGCGCAAGGAGCTCGTCACCGACGATCAGGTTTGGGAAGCGCTTCGCACGCGAGTGCGTGACATCCTTGGCAGCAGCGGGGGGAACATCAAGCTCCCTGCAAGGCCGACGGTGGTGATGTTCGTCGGCGTGAATGGTGCTGGAAAGACGACGACGATCGGCAAGCTTGCAACGCGTCTGAAGGCGGAAGGACGCACCGTCGTGCTTGCAGCTGGCGACACGTTCCGCGCGGCTGCCGTTCAGCAGCTCATCGTGTGGGGCAAGCGCGTTGGTTGTGAGGTCGTCAGTGGCAAGGACGGAGCGAATCCGGGTGCGGTGATCTTCGACGCGATCCAGAAGGCTGCGGAGATCGGGGCCGACGTCGTGCTCGCCGACACTGCAGGTCGTTTGCACACGAAGACGAACCTGATGGACGAGCTGAAGAAAGTTGCGAAGACGATCGACAAGGCGCTGCCCGGTGCGCCGCATGAAACGCTGCTCGTGCTCGATGCGACCAATGGTCAGAACGCGATGCAACAAGCAGCGCTGTTCAAAGAGGCTTTGCCGCTCAGCGGGATCGTTCTCACGAAGCTCGATGGAACGGCCAAAGGTGGTGTGGTCCTCGGCGTATGTGCCGAGCACTCGCTCCCTGTTCGATACATTGGCGTCGGTGAACGTCCGGACGAGCTGCGTGACTTCAACGCCGACGAGTTTGTCGAGGCGCTACTTGGTCAGGCCGACGAAGCGACCGATGCGGCAGCCTGA